In Cottoperca gobio chromosome 1, fCotGob3.1, whole genome shotgun sequence, a genomic segment contains:
- the LOC115009399 gene encoding E3 ubiquitin-protein ligase TRIM39-like, translated as MATVSFLQSEDQFLCSICLDVFTDPVSTPCGHNFCKNCINAHWNTNDQCLCPMCKKVFNTRPELHVNTFICEMVVQFRESEQQKTSSSSRSEKQVAKPGEVPCDVCTGTKLKALKSCLVCLTSYCETHLEPHLTMSGLKRHQLIDPVENLEEKMCTKHDKPLELFCKTDQTCVCMLCSALDHKMHDVVPLKEGYEGKKAELGKTEVNVQQMIQKRRLKIQEIKQSVDLSNKDADRKVAEGVQVFTALKESVERGLTNLINMIKEKQKTTEKQAEAFIKELEQEIYELMKRSKEMEELSRTEDHLQLLQNLPSGRAAPPNKDWTKVRVPRPSYEGTVVRAVAQLEETLSKKMKKLLIAELKRVQKYAVDVTLDPDTAHPNLILSGDKKQVRFGDVEKNLPDNPKRFSVNPCVLGKQSFSAGRFYFEVKVKGKTEWDLGVARESINRKGNIPLDPEFGYWTIWLRDRNVYKALDAPRVRLSLKSQPQKVGVFVDYEEGLVSFYDVDAAALIYSFTGCSFTEKLFPYFFPGLNYGGKTSAPLVLSPK; from the coding sequence ATGGCTACAGTCAGCTTTCTGCAATCTGAAGACCAGTTCCTgtgctccatctgtctggatgtgtTCACTGATCCAGTCAGTACACCATGTGGACACAACTTCTGCAAAAACTGTATCAATGCACACTGGAATACTAATGACCAGTGTCTGTGTCCGATGTGTAAAAAGGTTTTCAACACAAGACCTGAGCTCCATGTCAACACTTTCATCTGTGAGATGGTTGTTCAGTTCAGAGAGTCAGAGCAACagaaaaccagcagcagcagcaggtcagagaaaCAAGTTGCCAAACCAGGAGAAGTTCCCTGTGACGTCTGTACTGGAACCAAACTGAAGGCTCTGAAGTCCTGTCTGGTGTGTCTGACCTCCTACTGTGAGACTCACCTGGAGCCTCATCTCACAATGTCAGGCCTGAAAAGACATCAGCTGATCGACCCTGTGGAGAATCTGGAAGAAAAGATGTGTACGAAGCACGATAAACCTCTGGAGCTGTTCTGTAAGACCGACCAgacatgtgtctgcatgctctgctctgctttagACCACAAGATGCATGATGTTGTTCCTCTGAAAGAAGGATATGAAGGAAAGAAGGCCGAGCTGGGGAAGACAGAGGTTAATGTTCAGCAGATGATCCAGAAGAGACGACTGAAGATCCAGGAGATCAAACAGTCAGTCGATCTCAGTAACAAAGATGCAGACAGAAAGGTGGCAGAAGGTGTTCAGGTCTTCACTGCGCTTAAGGAGTCTGTTGAGAGAGGCCTGACCAATCTCATCAACATGAtcaaagagaagcagaaaacaacagaaaaacaggcCGAAGCTTTCATCAAAGAGCTGGAACAGGAAATCTATGAGCTGATGAAAAGAAGCAAGGAGATGGAAGAGCTTTCACGTACTGAAGACCACCTCCAGCTTCTCCAAAACTTACCATCAGGGAGAGCTGCTCCACCCAACAAGGACTGGACAAAGGTCAGAGTCCCCCGACCATCATATGAGGGGACTGTGGTGAGAGCTGTggctcagctggaggagacacTCAGTAAAAAGATGAAGAAGCTGCTTATAGCTGAGCTGAAGAGGGTCCAGAAGTATGCAGTGGATGTGACTCTCGATCCTGATACAGCACATCCCAACCTCATCTTGTCTGGTGACAAAAAACAAGTACGTTTTGGTGATGTGGAGAAGAATCTCCCAGACAACCCCAAGAGATTTTCTGTCAATCCCTGTGTTTTAGGAAAGCAGAGTTTCTCTGCAGGCAGATTTTACTTTGAGGTTAAAGTTAAAGGAAAGACTGAATGGGATTTAGGAGTGGCCAGAGAGTCGATCAACAGGAAGGGAAACATCCCACTGGACCCTGAGTTTGGTTACTGGACTATATGGTTGAGAGATAGAAATGTGTACAAAGCTCTTGATGCCCCTCGAGTCCgtctctctctgaagtctcaGCCTCAGAAGGTGGGGGTGTTTGTGGATTATGAGGAGGGTCTGGTCTCCTTTTATGATGTAGATGCTGCAGCTCTCATCTACTCCTTTACTGGCTGCTCCTTCACTGAGAAACTCTTCCCGTACTTCTTCCCAGGTCTTAATTATGGTGGTAAAACCTCTGCCCCGCTGGTCCTCTCTCCGAAGTAG